The Microlunatus antarcticus DNA segment AGGGCGGCGGGCCGATCGAGCCGTCACTTCTGAGCGGGACGGGCACGCCGCAGGCCGACCGCCGCGTCGGACAGCATGAGGGTCGACCCGCGGCCGCGGCGCGCCCGACGGGCAGCGGGTACGGGAGGGACGAAGGAGGCGATGACGTGCTCAGCGCGTTCGGGTGGGGTGCGGTGGCCGCGGGGTCGTTGTTCGTCGGGGCGCTGCTGGCCCTCGCCCGCAGCTGGCGGAAGGGACTCGTGGGCGGTGTCCTCGCCTTCGGTGCGGGTGCCCTCATCTCGAGCGTGGCGTTCGAGCTCGCTCAGGAGGGTCTCGAGCTCGGCGGGCCCGGGCCCGTCGCGGCCGGGCTCGCGGTCGGCGCGCTCGCGTTCTTCTTCGCCGACCGCGCGGTGGACCGCATCGGAGGGCGGAGCGGGGGCGGCGCGGGCGGGCTGCCGCTGGCGGTCGGGGCCCTGCTCGACGGCATCCCCGAGCAGGCGGTCCTCGGCATCGGTCTGGCCTCCGGTCAGGGGGTCAGCGTGGCGCTGCTGGTCGCCATCTTCGTCTCCAACCTGCCGGAGGGGATCGGCTCCGCGAGCGACATGAGGGCCAACGGCAAGCCCGCCCGCACGATCGTGTCGCTGTGGGCCGCCGTGTCCGTCGTCTGCGTGCTGGCGACGGTCGGCGGCTACGCACTCGCCGACGTGGTCGGTGGCGAGGTCAAGGCCGGGATCGACGCCTTCGCCGCCGGGGCGCTCCTGGTCATGCTGATCGACTCGATGGTCCCCGAGGCGCACAGCAAGGCGGGCAACCGCGCCGGGTTGGTCACCGTGCTCGGCTTCGCCGTCGCGGCGGCGCTCTCCAACCTCACCTGAGGCTCACCCCGCCCTAGTGCGGAACCGCCTTCTCGATGCCGGCGCCGGTGAGGGAGCGGACCTCGAGCTCGTCGTAGCGCTTCTGGCTCTCGGTGTCCTTGCTCAGCAACGTGCCGACGATGCCGCACAGGAACCCGATCGGGATCGAGACCAGGCCCGGGTTGCGCAGCGGGAACCAGGCGAAGTCGGCGTTCGGGAAGAGCGAGGTCGCCGTGCCCGAGCCGACCGGGGAGAAGACCACCAGCACCACTGCGGCGATCAGGCCGCCGTAGATGCTCGCCGTCGCCCCGGCGGTGTTGAAGCGCCGCCAGAAGAGGTTGAAGAGCAGCGCCGGGAGGTTCGCCGAGGCGGCGACGGCGAAGGCCAGCGCGACCAGGAACGCGATGTTCAGCCGCTGGGCCGGGATGGCCAGCGCGATGGCCACGGCCCCGATGCCGAAGGCGGCGATCCGGACGACGATCAGCTCGCTGCGCTCCGACGCCTTGCCCTTCTTGATCACGTTGGCGTAGATGTCGTGCGCGAGCGAGGAGGCCGACGTCAGGGTCAGCCCGGCGACCACGGCGAGGATCGTCGCGAACGCGACCGCCGAGATCAGCGCCAGCAGCACCGCCCCGCCGAGCGTGCCCTCACCACCACCCACGGCCTGGGCGAGCAGCGGCGAGGCCGCGTTGCCCGACGAGGTGGCGACGGGGCTGCCCTTGCCCGTGTCGACCAGCGTCGCGGCGCCGAAGCCGAGCACCAGCGTCATCAGGTAGAACGCGCCGATCAGACCGATGGCCCACAGCACCGACTTGCGCGCTGTCTGCGCGGTCGGGGTCGTGTAGAAGCGGACGAGGATGTGGGGCAGACCGGCCGTGCCGAGCACCAGCGCGAGCCCGAGCGAGAGGAAGTCGAACTTGCCGATCAGGTCCTTGCCGTAGAGCTGGCCCGGCTGCAGGAACGCCTCGCCCTTGCCGGACTTCTCGGCCGCGGCGCCGAGGAGCTCGGAGAGGTTGAAGTGGAACTGCGCGAGCACGAGGATCGTGATCAGCAGCGTGCCGATGATCAGGAGCACCGCCTTGACGATCTGCACCCAGGTCGTGCCCTTCATGCCGCCGAGCGTCACGTAGACGATCATGAGGATGCCGACGCCGATGATCACCAGGTTCTTGACCCCGGGGCTGCTGACGCCGAGGAGCAGACCGACCAGGCTGCCGGCGCCGACCATCTGCGCGAGCAGGTAGAAGATCGACACGACGATGGTCGACGACGCGGCCGCCGTCCGCACGGGCACCTGCCGCATGCGGAACGCGAGCTGGTCGGCCATCGTGTAGCGCCCGGAGTTGCGCAGCAGCTCGGCCACCAGCAGCAGCGCGACGAGCCACGCGACGAGGAAGCCGATGGAGTAGAGGAAGCCGTCGTAGCCGTAGAGGGCGATCGAGCCGGAGATCCCCAGGAACGAGGCCGCCGACATGTAGTCGCCGCCGATGGCGAGGCCGTTCTGGAAGCCGGTGAACGAGCGCCCGCCCGCGTAGTAGTCGGCCGCGCTCTTGTTCTGCCGCGACGCCCAGAACGTGATGCCGAGCGTCACCGCGACGACCGCGAGGAACAGCGTGATCGTCAGCGCGCGGTTGTCGCCGGCGGCCAGGGGCACGAGCAGCGGGGTCATCGTCCGGTCTCCTCGTCGTAGCGGGCGCCGAGCTTCGTCGCCAGCGGGTCGAGCTCACGGCCCGCGTGGCGGGAGTAGAGGTACGCGATGACGAAGGTCGACAGGAACTGCAGCAGCCCGAAGACCAGCGCGACGTTGACGTGCCCGACGACCGGGGTGTCCATGAAGTCGCGTGCCCAGTTGTTGCAGACGACGTACGTCACGTACCAGACCAGGAACGCGATCGTCGCCGGCACGGCGAACCGGCGGTAGCGCCGCTTGAGCTCCGCGAAGTCGGGGTCCTTCGCCAGCTCGACGTAGACCTCCTCGTCGCGCTTGCGCTGCGAGCCGGGTCCCGGCGTGCGCTGCGTCCGTGCCATCAGTGACCTCCGTTGGTCGCGTCGATTGGACGAGACCATATAGGCCACTGGTCTGCTCCGCCAGAGCGGCGCACCCGGTGTGGGCACGTTCCCACGGAGGTCAGCCGATCAGGAGCTCCAGCAGCGCCCCGGGCGTCTCGAGCTGGGGCAGGTGACCGGTCCGGGGGAGCAGAACGAAGCGGGCGTCGGGGATCAGGGCCGCGTACGCCTGCGCGACGTCGGGGTCGACGATGCGGTCCGCCTCGCCGGCCACGACGAGGGTCGGGACGGTGATCGATCCGAGCCGGCTCTGCAGCGTCGGGTCGGTCATCGTCGTGCCGCCGTAGACGGCGAGCGCGGCGCGGTTGCCGGGCATCAGGGCCAGAACCGCGGGCGGCAGGGTGGCCGGGTCCAGGCGGAAGCGGTCGGGCTCGTAGTAGCTGAGGTCGGCGACCTGGTCCAGCGTGAGGGCGAAGAAGTCGGCGGGACGGTGCCCGGGGACGTCGAGCCCGACGGCGCCGACCAGGGTCAGGTCGCGCCAGCGGGCGCGAGCCCGGCCGGTCGGCCCGGCGCACACCAGGGCCGCGAGCTCGGCGGCGATCCAGCCGCCGATGGAGTTCCCGACCACGCTGAGGTCGGTGAGGTCGAGGTGCTCGACGAGCGCGGCGTACGTCGCCGCCAGGCCTCGCGCACTGTCCAGCGCGGCGGGTCGCTCGGTGCCGCCGAAGCCCGGATGGGTCGGGACGAGGACCCGTACGCCGCCCTCCCGCGCGAGGAGGTCGGCGAAGGCGGCGACGGACTGCGGCCCCGCGCCCCCGTGCAGCAGCAGGACCGGGCGGCCCTGTCCCTGCTCGTCGACGCGGACGGGGACGTGCCCGATCTCGTCGACCTCGAGCGCGTACGTGGTGGTGGTGAGGGTGTTCGTCGTGGTCATGGGTCTATCTAAGCACGCTTAGGTAAGGATGCTTCTTCGACCGGTAGTCTGGCGGCATGACGTCGTCGCTCCAGGAGGTCGGGCTCGCGGTCAAGCGGCTCCAGTGGCGCCACCACCGCGCGGCCAACGTCCGGCTGGCGGAGCTCGGGCTCTCGCTGGTGCAGTGGGACGTCCTGCGCCACCTCGCCGCGCAGCCCGAGGCCTCGCTGCACGACCTGGCGGTGCTGACCTTCCAGACGGACCAGTCGATGGGCGCGCTGGCCGGACGCATGATCAAGCGCGGGCTCCTCGCCCGCGTCGACGGTCCCGGGCGCGCCGTACGCCACCGCCTGACCGAGCGCGGCGACGACGCCCGCCGAGCCGGCAGCGAGCTGATGGACGCGGTCCTGCGTGAGTCGTTCGGCGCCCTCACCCCGGAGCAGGTCGACCAGCTGCACGAGCTCCTGACCCTCACCGCCGGTGCAGACGCCCCCTGAGCAGCCTCAGTGCTGCGCGACCTTCTTCCGCTTGGGCAGCAGGTGCAGGACCGCCACGACCACGGCGCCCACGACGAGGCCGATGATCGCGGAGACGAGGGTGTTGGCCAGCCAGGCGAGCACGCCACCGAGCGCCGGCACCCCGTGCACGGCCTCCTCGACCGCGTGGACGAGCGCGTACGGGCCGTGCCAGCCGAGCTCGTCGGTGCCGACCAGCAGAATGTGGCCGCCGACCCAGAGCATGGCGACCATGCCGACCGTCGACAGGAGGGCCAGCAGCTTGGGCATGCCCTGGACCAGGCCCAGCCCGACCTTGCGGGCCGTGCCCGATTCGCGCCCGGACAGGTGCAGCCCGACGTCGTCCATCTTGACGATCAGCGCGACGACGCCGTAGACGAGCGCGGTGATCGCGATCCCGACCACGACGAGGATGATCGCCCGGGACAGCAGGCCCTCGTCGGCCACCTCGTTGAGGGAGATGACCATGATCTCGGCGGAGAGGATGAAGTCGGTCCGGATGGCGCCGGACACCATCGTCTTCTCCTGGTCGCCGCCCTGGACCACCGCCGGCTGGTTGGTCTGCTCCGGGTGGTGGCCGGCGACCTTCTCCCAGATCTTCTCCGCGCCCTCGAAGCACAGGTAGACGCCGCCGACCATGAGGATCGGCGTCAGCGCCCACGGCACGAACTGGCTGAGCACCAGGATCGCCGGGAGGATGATCAACAGCTTGTTGCGCAGCGAGCCCAGCGCGATCTTCCTGATCATCGGCAGCTCGCGGTCGGCGGTGAAGCCGGTGACGTAGCGCGGGGTGACCGCGGTGTCGTCGACGACCACGCCCGCCGCCTTGACGCTCGCCCGGCCCGCCGCGGCGCCGATGTCGTCGACCGAGGCGGCCGCGATCCTGGCCATCGCCGCCACGTCGTCCAGCAGGGCCGCGAGCCCGCCGCTCATCGGGCGGGTCGCCGTCGCTCGTCCATCCGACAACGCTACCGGGCGGGGGTCCACCGGGCGGCCGGCCCGGAGCAGGTCCGGCTGCGCGCCCACACTCGTCGTGCAGGCGTACGACCCACCTCCAGGGAGACCCCATGACCACCGCACCCCGTCGAGCAGCCGTCCCCGTCGGGAAGGTCCTCACCTCGGTGGCGGCCCTCGTCCCGGCGGTCGGGGCGTTCGCCGCCGACTGGAACGAGACCCACGTCTTCAACCCGCGGTGGCCGCCGCACGCGAAGTTCCACAACGCGCAGACGATCACCCTCGCCGTGGTCGCCGCCGGCCTGACGCTGTGGGAGACGTGGCGCCCGGGGCCGACGACACCGTCGCGGCTGCGCTGGTCGACCACGATGGGCGGGCTCTTCTTCCTCACCCAGGCCCCGGCGATCCTCTTCCCGGGCACGGCCTTCGTCGATCCCGAGAACGGGCTGCAGACCACGAAGCTCGGGCCGGTCCCGGTCAACCAGCTCACGGCGATCGGGGCGGTCGTCCTGCCGCTGCTCGCCGCGGGCCACGCCCTCGAGGTCAGGCGGCTCGGCGCCACCACGGCAGCGAGCTGAGGTCGACCGGCACGTCACGCTCCGCCGAACCCTCGACGACGGCCCCGTCGTCTGCCACCCAGCGCCCGGGCGGGAACGTGACGTGTTGCCTGGCCACGCCGGGTTCCAGGACCGGGGCGACGAGCAGGTCCTCACCCAGCAGGAACTCGTCGCGCACCTGCTCGAACCCCGGGTGGTGGTAGGCGAGCGGCCGCAGGACCGGCTCGCCCGCGCGGCTCGCGTGCTCGACCAGCGCGAGGAGCTCGGGCAGGAGCCGCTGCCGCAGGGCGACCGCCTCGGTGACCGCGGCCAGGTGCTCCGCGTCGAGCACGCGCCACGGGGCGAGGGAGAACTGCACCATCGGCATCAGGACCGAGCACTGCGCCCACCGCACGAACAGCTCGGCGTCGAGCGGGTCGCCGCCCAGGAACCCGCCGAGCTCCCCGCCGCCCACCATGTCGGGGCAGCCGTACGGGTGGCCGATCAGGCCCTGCGCGAGGACCTCGGGGATCAGCGACCCGAGCCCGTCAGCGCCCCACGTCGGTGGCTTGTCGTGCAGGCGCTGGGCGAGCGGCTGGCCGCCCGCCTTCCAGCAGGCCCGCAGCTCGTTGTACGGGTACTCGGCCGCGAGCCGCGCCCAGGCCTCGCTCTGTTTGGTCGGCGTGCCCGGCCCGGTGCCCGCGTAGGTGACGTCGGTCGGGCGGTAGTCGCGCAGGTCGCCCGCGTCGAGCTTGCATCCGTCGACCCCGTACGTGGTCCGCAGCGCGTCCAGCTCGCGGCGCAGCCAGCCGACGGCGTCGGGGTTCGTGAGGTCGAGGACGGTGCTGAAGCCGTTCCACCACTCACGTACGGCGGGCCTCCCGTCGGGCTCGCGGACCAGCCAGCCGCGGGTGGCGGCGGTGCGCGAGTTCTCGCTGTCGGGGCTGACGAACGGGACGACCCAGAGCATCACCGCGAAGCCCCAGGCGTGCAGCTGCGTGATCATGGCGGCCGGGTCGGCGAAGCGCGTCGGGTCGAAGCGCCAGTCGCCGTAGTCCTCCGACCAGCGGTCGTCGATCATCAGGAGCCCGGGCGGGAACCCGGCGTCGAGCACGCCCTGCGCGTACGCGAGCACCCCCTCCTGCGTCGGCGCGTACGGCATCTCGATCCAGGTGTTGTACTGCGGCGCCGTGAACATCAGCTCGGCCGGCGTCGTTCCGCTGGCGGGGAAGTGGTCGCGCGCGGCGGCCCGGAAGGCGTCCCCCAGCGTTCCCTGAGCCCGTTCTTCCGCTCCCTGAGCCCCGCCCAACGCTCCCTGAGCTTGTCGAAGGGCCACGTCCCCCTCGACCTCCAGCCCGCCCTCCCCGTCGAAGGCGAACGTGAACGGTTCGTCCGACCAGACGTAGCGCCCGTGGCTGGAGACGAGCAGGGGAGCGGACTGGTTCGCACCCGCGGTCGGGTCGCCGACGAGGCCGGCGTTCGTCGCCAGGTCACGCCGGTGCGGCGCGGCCCCGAACGGCATCAGCGTGCCGTCCGCGACCGCGCCGCCCCACCACCACTCGTCCGGCTCCAGGTCGATGCGCACCGGAGCATCCTGTCGTGCGTGCTCCGCGAACCTTGATCAGGTGGGGTCAGCGGTGCGCGCGGGCCGCCTTGCGGATGAGGTCGGCGACGGCCTTCGGGTGGCTCGTCATCGCCACGTGGGAGCTGTCGAGCTCGATCGTGTGCGACCCGGCACGCTTGGCCATCGCCCGCTCGGCGGCCGGCGGGATGGCGTTGTCGTGCTTGGCCACGACGAAGTAGCTGGGGATGTCCTTCCAGGCGGGCGGGCCCGACTCCGCCCCGAGGGAGAAGAACGTGACCGGCCGCTGCGCCGAGGCCATGACCGCCGCCTGACGCCGCGGAAGGTCGGCGGCGAACACCGCGCGGAAGAACTTCGGGTCGATGCTCACGTCGGCGTCACCGGCGGGAGCGCTCGGGTAGGGGCGCAGGACGAGGTGCTCGAGCAGGAGCGGGGGAGCGCCGTTGCCCAGCGCGTTGGCCTGGATGGCCGTCTCGTGCTCGGCGAGCGCATACGCGGAGACGTAGACGAGGGCCTTGACGTTCGCGTTGCCGGTCGCCGCGTTGGTGATCACCGCACCGCCGTACGAGTGGCCGCCGAGGATGATCGGTCCCTCGATGGTCCCGAGGAACTCCTTGACGGAGGCGGCGTCGCTCTTGAGTCCGCGCAGCGGGTTCGGCGGCGCGTGGACCGTGTAGCCCTGGCGCTGGAGGATGGCGATGACGTCGCCGAAGCCCGACGCGTCCGCGAACGCCCCGTGCACCAGGACGATGGTCGGCTTCTTGCCCTTCGGCTTGTCCTTCGCCGCAGACGTCGCCGATGGGGTGGCCTTCGTGTCGGCGTGCGCGGCGACGGGCGCGAGGGCACCTGCCGCGGTGGCGACAGCGGCGGTGGCGAGGACGGTGCGTCGTTTGACGTCGTGGGTCTCTGGGCCGGTCATGGGTGTCCTGTCTTCGCTACGAGCGGGTGACCGACGTCGACGACGTCGATGGTGGGGCGACGGACGTCGTGCTCGTGTGGCGGCGTGATGCGGCACCACGTTCCCGCTCGGCTGCGAACAGCAGCGTCTGCACCGTAGGACCGGCGACGAGGCGCTGACCAGGGCCGAACGCCTCTTGCCAAGTGCCGCGGAGAACCTGACAGAACTGTCATCTGCACGACAGGGACCCGTCAGCGCCGCCCGATGAAGTAGGGGACGTCGGAGAGACCGACCACCAAGCCCCAGGAGCAGACGCCATGACCACCACCGCCCCCTTCGCCCGCAACGTCAAGCGCGCCGCCGCCCTCTCCGGCGCGGGCCTCCTCACCGCCCTCGGCCTCGCCTTCGCGGTGCCGAGCTCGGCCTCCGCCGCGGACGTCCCCACCTGCAACGGCCTCGTCGCCACGATCGTCGGCACCGACCGCGCCGACGACATCGAGGGCACGCGGGGCAACGACGTCATCGTCGGCCTCGCCGGCAACGACGAGATCGACGGCAACGGCGGCAACGACACCATCTGCGGCAACGCCGGCAACGACGAGATCGACGGCGGTTCCGGCAACGACTGGCTGCAGGGCAGCACCGGCAACGACGAGATCGACGGCGGCTCCGGCAACGACAAGGTCTTCGGCTCCTCCGGCGACGACGACCTCGAGGGTGGCAGCGGCAAGGACACCGTCGACGGCTACACCGGCAACGACCGCCTCGAGGGCAACTCCGGCCAGGACCGCCTCTTCGGCAAGGACGGTGACGACTTCCTCGAGGGCAACGGGAGCCGCGACACCCTCGACGGCGGCGCCGGGGTGAACCAGACGTTCCAGGGCAGCGCGTCCGAGCGGGCCGAGGACGCCTGGGAGCGTCAGTACCGCGGCGACGACGACTGATCCCCAACCGCTGAGCCCGAAGACCGCTCCCTGAGCTTGTCGAAGGGCTGAGGCATCGCCGAGGGGCCGTCCACGCGGACGGCCCCGTCGGCGCGCACGGGACAATGAGTCGGACGAGGAGGACCAGGTGCCCACAACCACGTCGCGTCGGCGACTGACCACCGGAGCGGTGGCGCTGGCCGTCGCCGCGCTGCTGGCGCTGACGGCCTGGCTGCTGATGCGGCCCGACCCCGAGGAGTCCGTCGCCCCCGTGGTCGTCGACGAGGTGAGCGCCGCGCCGCCCGTGTCCGGCCAGGCGGGCACCACCCAAGAGCAGATCGAGGCGCTCGACCGGCTGTCGGGCAGCCTGCGGCACGGCGGGGACACCGCCGAGTTCGTCCTCGACGACATCGAGCTCGACTTCGGGCCGGACGCCTGGGTGCTGACCGCGCCCGCGACCGCGGACTTCAACCGGAACGGCACCGTCGAGCCGCTCCTGGCCGAGCTCCAGAGCCTCGTGGACCAGCCGGTCACGGCGATGGTCCGGCTCGACGAGGACGGCGACGACGCGGACGTCTTCGTGCTGAACGACCTCACCTACCGCGACAGCACCGGCGCGAACCTCCCGTGGCAGCCGGTCGAGACCGGCGGTAGTGCCGCGCCGTCAGCGACCGTGCGCGAGGCGGCGATCGACGCCGTCGGAGCCGGCGCCAAGGTGACCGAGCTCGAACGCGTACGGGCTGGCCGCGTCGCCTGGGAGGCGACCGTGGTCGACGCCCAGGGCGTCGAGCACTCCGTCCTGCTCGGGGCCGACGGCGTCGTGCTCGACCTGCGCCGAGCGGACTGACCCGCCGTGGCGATGGTGCTCCTGATCGAGGACGAGGTCGGCATCTCCGACTTCGTCCGCCGCGGCCTCGAGTCGGCCGGCTTCACGGTCGTCGTGGCCGCGGACGGGCTCTCGGGCCTCAAGCTCGCGCAGCACGACGACGTCGAGCTGGTCATCCTCGACCTCGGGCTGCCCGGCCTCCCCGGTGAGCAGGTGCTCGCGCGGCTGCGGAACGTACGCCCGGCCGTCCCGGTCATCGTCCTGACGGCGAAGGGCGCCGTGCAGGACCGGGTGACCAACCTCGAGGCCGGCGCGAACGACTACGTCGTGAAGCCGTTCAGCTTCAGTGAGCTGCTCGCCCGCGTCCGCGTCCAGCTCCGCCGTCCGGAGCAGACGTCGTCCGTCCTGCTCGAGGCCGGTGGCCTGACCCTCGACGTCCGGACGCGCGAGGTCAGCATCCACGGGAAGAACGCGACCCTGTCGTCGCGCGAGTTCACACTGCTCGAGGTGCTGATGCGTCACCCCGGGCAGGTGCTGTCGCAGACCCAGCTGCTCGACCAGGTGTGGGGCTACGGCTTCGACGGCGCGTCGAACGTCGTCGAGACCTACGTCCGCCACCTGCGCCGCAAGATCGGTGCCGAGCGGATCCAGACCGTACGGCGCGCCGGCTACCGGCTGGTGCTCGAGTGAGGCACTCCCTCTACGTCCGCATCGCGTCGATCGCGCTCGCGATCCTCGCGGTCACGATGCTGGCGGCGGCACTGCTCACCGCTCAGCTCATCAGGGTCGAGCAGCGTGAGGACCTGGACGAGGTGCTGCGGCGCGAGGTCACCGCTCTCGCTCTCGGGCTGCCCGACCAGCTGACTGAGGCGAGTGGGGCCGACGGGGTCGCCGACGCGGCGGAGGTGGACGTGGCCGTGCAGCGCTACCTGGCTCTGCACCCCGGCAGCCAGCAGCACCTCACCGTCGTGACGCTGGGCAACAAGACGTTGAGCACCCAGGACGGTCCGTCGGAGCTGATCTCGCTGGACCGCTCCGGTGGTCTGCCCCGGGGGACGGTGGGCCGGCTCCTGACGGTCGGGTCGTCGG contains these protein-coding regions:
- a CDS encoding ZIP family metal transporter — protein: MLSAFGWGAVAAGSLFVGALLALARSWRKGLVGGVLAFGAGALISSVAFELAQEGLELGGPGPVAAGLAVGALAFFFADRAVDRIGGRSGGGAGGLPLAVGALLDGIPEQAVLGIGLASGQGVSVALLVAIFVSNLPEGIGSASDMRANGKPARTIVSLWAAVSVVCVLATVGGYALADVVGGEVKAGIDAFAAGALLVMLIDSMVPEAHSKAGNRAGLVTVLGFAVAAALSNLT
- a CDS encoding solute symporter family protein; its protein translation is MTPLLVPLAAGDNRALTITLFLAVVAVTLGITFWASRQNKSAADYYAGGRSFTGFQNGLAIGGDYMSAASFLGISGSIALYGYDGFLYSIGFLVAWLVALLLVAELLRNSGRYTMADQLAFRMRQVPVRTAAASSTIVVSIFYLLAQMVGAGSLVGLLLGVSSPGVKNLVIIGVGILMIVYVTLGGMKGTTWVQIVKAVLLIIGTLLITILVLAQFHFNLSELLGAAAEKSGKGEAFLQPGQLYGKDLIGKFDFLSLGLALVLGTAGLPHILVRFYTTPTAQTARKSVLWAIGLIGAFYLMTLVLGFGAATLVDTGKGSPVATSSGNAASPLLAQAVGGGEGTLGGAVLLALISAVAFATILAVVAGLTLTSASSLAHDIYANVIKKGKASERSELIVVRIAAFGIGAVAIALAIPAQRLNIAFLVALAFAVAASANLPALLFNLFWRRFNTAGATASIYGGLIAAVVLVVFSPVGSGTATSLFPNADFAWFPLRNPGLVSIPIGFLCGIVGTLLSKDTESQKRYDELEVRSLTGAGIEKAVPH
- a CDS encoding DUF485 domain-containing protein; this translates as MARTQRTPGPGSQRKRDEEVYVELAKDPDFAELKRRYRRFAVPATIAFLVWYVTYVVCNNWARDFMDTPVVGHVNVALVFGLLQFLSTFVIAYLYSRHAGRELDPLATKLGARYDEETGR
- a CDS encoding alpha/beta fold hydrolase, with product MTTTNTLTTTTYALEVDEIGHVPVRVDEQGQGRPVLLLHGGAGPQSVAAFADLLAREGGVRVLVPTHPGFGGTERPAALDSARGLAATYAALVEHLDLTDLSVVGNSIGGWIAAELAALVCAGPTGRARARWRDLTLVGAVGLDVPGHRPADFFALTLDQVADLSYYEPDRFRLDPATLPPAVLALMPGNRAALAVYGGTTMTDPTLQSRLGSITVPTLVVAGEADRIVDPDVAQAYAALIPDARFVLLPRTGHLPQLETPGALLELLIG
- a CDS encoding MarR family winged helix-turn-helix transcriptional regulator; protein product: MTSSLQEVGLAVKRLQWRHHRAANVRLAELGLSLVQWDVLRHLAAQPEASLHDLAVLTFQTDQSMGALAGRMIKRGLLARVDGPGRAVRHRLTERGDDARRAGSELMDAVLRESFGALTPEQVDQLHELLTLTAGADAP
- a CDS encoding DUF808 domain-containing protein, giving the protein MSGGLAALLDDVAAMARIAAASVDDIGAAAGRASVKAAGVVVDDTAVTPRYVTGFTADRELPMIRKIALGSLRNKLLIILPAILVLSQFVPWALTPILMVGGVYLCFEGAEKIWEKVAGHHPEQTNQPAVVQGGDQEKTMVSGAIRTDFILSAEIMVISLNEVADEGLLSRAIILVVVGIAITALVYGVVALIVKMDDVGLHLSGRESGTARKVGLGLVQGMPKLLALLSTVGMVAMLWVGGHILLVGTDELGWHGPYALVHAVEEAVHGVPALGGVLAWLANTLVSAIIGLVVGAVVVAVLHLLPKRKKVAQH
- a CDS encoding DUF6640 family protein, with translation MTTAPRRAAVPVGKVLTSVAALVPAVGAFAADWNETHVFNPRWPPHAKFHNAQTITLAVVAAGLTLWETWRPGPTTPSRLRWSTTMGGLFFLTQAPAILFPGTAFVDPENGLQTTKLGPVPVNQLTAIGAVVLPLLAAGHALEVRRLGATTAAS
- a CDS encoding glycoside hydrolase family 31 protein; amino-acid sequence: MRIDLEPDEWWWGGAVADGTLMPFGAAPHRRDLATNAGLVGDPTAGANQSAPLLVSSHGRYVWSDEPFTFAFDGEGGLEVEGDVALRQAQGALGGAQGAEERAQGTLGDAFRAAARDHFPASGTTPAELMFTAPQYNTWIEMPYAPTQEGVLAYAQGVLDAGFPPGLLMIDDRWSEDYGDWRFDPTRFADPAAMITQLHAWGFAVMLWVVPFVSPDSENSRTAATRGWLVREPDGRPAVREWWNGFSTVLDLTNPDAVGWLRRELDALRTTYGVDGCKLDAGDLRDYRPTDVTYAGTGPGTPTKQSEAWARLAAEYPYNELRACWKAGGQPLAQRLHDKPPTWGADGLGSLIPEVLAQGLIGHPYGCPDMVGGGELGGFLGGDPLDAELFVRWAQCSVLMPMVQFSLAPWRVLDAEHLAAVTEAVALRQRLLPELLALVEHASRAGEPVLRPLAYHHPGFEQVRDEFLLGEDLLVAPVLEPGVARQHVTFPPGRWVADDGAVVEGSAERDVPVDLSSLPWWRRAA
- a CDS encoding alpha/beta fold hydrolase, producing the protein MTGPETHDVKRRTVLATAAVATAAGALAPVAAHADTKATPSATSAAKDKPKGKKPTIVLVHGAFADASGFGDVIAILQRQGYTVHAPPNPLRGLKSDAASVKEFLGTIEGPIILGGHSYGGAVITNAATGNANVKALVYVSAYALAEHETAIQANALGNGAPPLLLEHLVLRPYPSAPAGDADVSIDPKFFRAVFAADLPRRQAAVMASAQRPVTFFSLGAESGPPAWKDIPSYFVVAKHDNAIPPAAERAMAKRAGSHTIELDSSHVAMTSHPKAVADLIRKAARAHR
- a CDS encoding calcium-binding protein, which translates into the protein MTTTAPFARNVKRAAALSGAGLLTALGLAFAVPSSASAADVPTCNGLVATIVGTDRADDIEGTRGNDVIVGLAGNDEIDGNGGNDTICGNAGNDEIDGGSGNDWLQGSTGNDEIDGGSGNDKVFGSSGDDDLEGGSGKDTVDGYTGNDRLEGNSGQDRLFGKDGDDFLEGNGSRDTLDGGAGVNQTFQGSASERAEDAWERQYRGDDD
- a CDS encoding response regulator transcription factor, which gives rise to MVLLIEDEVGISDFVRRGLESAGFTVVVAADGLSGLKLAQHDDVELVILDLGLPGLPGEQVLARLRNVRPAVPVIVLTAKGAVQDRVTNLEAGANDYVVKPFSFSELLARVRVQLRRPEQTSSVLLEAGGLTLDVRTREVSIHGKNATLSSREFTLLEVLMRHPGQVLSQTQLLDQVWGYGFDGASNVVETYVRHLRRKIGAERIQTVRRAGYRLVLE